The proteins below are encoded in one region of Physeter macrocephalus isolate SW-GA unplaced genomic scaffold, ASM283717v5 random_501, whole genome shotgun sequence:
- the EPS8L3 gene encoding LOW QUALITY PROTEIN: epidermal growth factor receptor kinase substrate 8-like protein 3 (The sequence of the model RefSeq protein was modified relative to this genomic sequence to represent the inferred CDS: substituted 1 base at 1 genomic stop codon), with the protein MSRPSSRAIYLHRKEYLQNLTSEPTHLQHRVEHLLTCKLGTQRVQEPKDALQKLQEMDAQGRVWSQDLLLQVRDGWLQLLDIETKEELESYRLDSIKVIDVALNTCSYNSVLSITVQDSGLRATSTLLFQCQEVGAERLKTSLQKALEEELEQRPQFGALRPGQDRCREPLPERPIPKEQVPPLECGPPPEQHHWMTPEHNTPPSPRPLPQHSSIQKSSAFTSPPSRRSPSPGDPEWDKEVLNHILSDIELFTGKLKEAQSNTSRKKKRQGKKKIKYQGGITEAHYIDCFQKIKYSFNLLGNLAMMLQDTRAPEFVHLLFQILNSILEQCPETGLAAQAISPLLTTKAIDLLQSCLSPLESNLWKGLGIAWTTSQANWTGSEPPPYQPTFYDGWQLPEPSYQAPSRYQDSTSLCGRSPRLGSNSHFAQEETHNQGPHPVPSRPGPVKPALKMKVLYEFEARNPRELTVVQGEVLEVLDQSKRWWLVKNEVGQSGYIPSNILEPLQSEFPESQSELPPQAPGLRLSSRPEEVTAWLRAENFSTVEDSRVHDGAPAASHEPXGATDAVSPGGPTGPGTAGGCQKDAGDEPLGSNSNTSKTKTFSQARWRI; encoded by the exons ATGTCCCGGCCCAGCAGCAGAGCCATTTACT TGCACCGGAAGGAGTACCTGCAGAATCTCACCTCAGAGCCCACCCACCTGCAGCACAGGGTGGAG caCCTGCTGACATGTAAGCTGGGGACGCAGAGAGTCCAGGAGCCCAAGGATGCCCTGCAAAAGCTGCAGGAAATGGATGCTCAGGGCCGGGTGTGGAGCCAGGACTTGCTCCTGCAGGTCAGGGATGGCTGGCTCCAGCTGCTGGACATCGAGACAAAG gAGGAACTGGAATCTTACCGCCTGGACAGCATCAAGGTCATCGACGTGGCCCTCAACACCTGCTCCTACAACTCTGTCCTGTCCATCACCGTGCAGGATTCAGGCCTGCGAGCCACTAGCACTCTGCTTTTCCAGTGCCAGGAAGTGGGG GCAGAGCGACTGAAGACCAGCCTGCAGAAGGCTCTGGAGGAGGAGCTAGAGCAAAG ACCCCAATTCGGAGCCCTTCGCCCAGGTCAGGACAGATGCAGGGAGCCTCTTCCGGAAAGGCCGATCCCTAAGGAGCAGGTACCTCCTCTGGAGTGTGGACCCCCTCCAGAACAGCACCACTGGATGACCCCAGAGCACA acacacccccatccccaaggCCCCTGCCACAACACTCCAGCATCCAAAAGTCAAGTGCCTTCACTTCGCCTCCTTCGAGGAGGTCTCCATCCCCCGGGGACCCAGAATGGGATAAG GAGGTGCTGAACCACATCCTAAGCGACATCGAGCTATTCACGGGAAAGCTGAAGGAGGCCCAGTCAAACACCAGTCGTAAGAAGAAgagacaagggaagaaaaagataaagtatCAGGGGG GGATAACAGAGGCACATTACATCGACTGCTTCCAGAAGATAAAGTACAGCTTCAACCTCCTG GGAAATCTGGCCATGATGCTGCAGGATACAAGAGCCCCTGAGTTTGTACACCTCCTCTTCCAAATTCTGAACTCC ATCCTGGAGCAGTGCCCTGAGACTGGCCTAGCAGCCCAAGCGATCTCACCCCTCCTCACCACCAAGGCCATTGATCTGCTGCAGTCCTGTCTAAGCCCACTTGAGAGTAACCTCTGGAAGGGGCTGGGCATAGCCTGGACCACCAGCCA GGCCAACTGGACAGGCAGTGAGCCCCCACCCTACCAACCCACATTCTATGATGGTTGGCAGCTTCCAGAACCTTCCTACCAG GCACCTTCAAGATACCAAGACTCTACTTCCCT TTGTGGGAGAAGCCCTAGGTTAGGGAGCAACTCGCACTTTGCTCAAGAGGAGACACACAACCAAGGACCCCACCCTGTGCCCTCCAGACCCGGACCTGTCAAGCCAGCCCTGAAAATGAAAGTGCTATATGAGTTTGAAGCTAGGAACCCACGGGAACTGACTGTGGTCCAGGGAGAGGTACTGGAG GTTCTGGACCAGAGCAAGCGGTGGTGGCTGGTGAAGAATGAAGTGGGACAGAGCGGCTACATCCCCAGCAACATCCTGGAGCCCCTGCAGTCGGAGTTCCCTGAAAGCCAGAGCGAGTTGCCCCCTCAG GCTCCAGGGCTTCGACTTAGCTCAAGGCCTGAGGAGGTCACAGCCTGGTTGCGGGCAGAGAACTTCTCCACTGT TGAAGACTCTCGGGTCCATGACGGGGCGCCAGCTGCTTCACATGAGCCCTAGGGAGCTACAGATGCTGTGTCCCCAGGAGGCCCCACAGGTCCTGGCACGGCTGGAGGCTGTCAGAAGGATGCTGGGG ATGAACCCTTAGGCAGCAACTCAAACACCTCCAAGACCAAGACTTTCTCACAAGCAAGATGGCGGATCTGA
- the GSTM3 gene encoding glutathione S-transferase Mu 3 isoform X1: MSLKSTMVLGYWDIRGLAHPIRMLLEFTDTAYEEKRYTCGEAPDYDKSQWLDMKFKLDLDFPNLPYLMDGKNKITQSNAILRYIARKHNMCGETEEEKIRVDMMENQIMDFRMQLTQLCYNPDHEKLKPQYLEQLPGQLKQFSLFLGKYSWFAGEKLTYVDFLTYDVLDQNHIFEPKCLDEFPNLKAFMCRFEALEKIAAYMQSDRFFKMPINNKMAQWGNKRIC; this comes from the exons ATGTCGTTGAAGTCGACCATGGTTCTGGGTTACTGGGATATTCGCGGG CTGGCGCATCCCATCCGCATGCTCCTGGAGTTCACGGATACAGCCTATGAAGAGAAAAGATACACGTGCGGGGAAG CTCCTGACTATGATAAAAGCCAGTGGCTGGATATGAAATTCAAACTAGACCTGGATTTTCCTAAC CTGCCCTATCTCATGGACGGTAAGAACAAGATCACCCAGAGCAATGCCATCTTGCGCTATATCGCCCGCAAGCACAATATGT GTGGTgagactgaagaagaaaagattcGAGTGGACATGATGGAGAACCAAATAATGGATTTTCGCATGCAACTGACACAACTCTGCTACAACCCTGACCAC GAAAAACTGAAGCCTCAGTACTTGGAACAGCTACCTGGACAGCTGAAACAGTTCTCCTTGTTCCTGGGGAAATACTCATGGTTTGCAGGGGAAaag CTCACCTATGTGGATTTCCTCACCTATGATGTGTTAGATCAGAACCATATCTTTGAGCCCAAGTGCCTGGATGAATTTCCAAATCTGAAGGCTTTCATGTGCCGTTTTGAG GCCTTGGAGAAAATAGCTGCCTACATGCAGTCTGACCGCTTCTTTAAGATGCCCATCAACAACAAGATGGCCCAGTGGGGCAACAAGAGAATATGCTGA
- the GSTM3 gene encoding glutathione S-transferase Mu 3 isoform X2, whose translation MSLKSTMVLGYWDIRGLAHPIRMLLEFTDTAYEEKRYTCGEAPDYDKSQWLDMKFKLDLDFPNLPYLMDGKNKITQSNAILRYIARKHNMCGETEEEKIRVDMMENQIMDFRMQLTQLCYNPDHEKLKPQYLEQLPGQLKQFSLFLGKYSWFAGEKALEKIAAYMQSDRFFKMPINNKMAQWGNKRIC comes from the exons ATGTCGTTGAAGTCGACCATGGTTCTGGGTTACTGGGATATTCGCGGG CTGGCGCATCCCATCCGCATGCTCCTGGAGTTCACGGATACAGCCTATGAAGAGAAAAGATACACGTGCGGGGAAG CTCCTGACTATGATAAAAGCCAGTGGCTGGATATGAAATTCAAACTAGACCTGGATTTTCCTAAC CTGCCCTATCTCATGGACGGTAAGAACAAGATCACCCAGAGCAATGCCATCTTGCGCTATATCGCCCGCAAGCACAATATGT GTGGTgagactgaagaagaaaagattcGAGTGGACATGATGGAGAACCAAATAATGGATTTTCGCATGCAACTGACACAACTCTGCTACAACCCTGACCAC GAAAAACTGAAGCCTCAGTACTTGGAACAGCTACCTGGACAGCTGAAACAGTTCTCCTTGTTCCTGGGGAAATACTCATGGTTTGCAGGGGAAaag GCCTTGGAGAAAATAGCTGCCTACATGCAGTCTGACCGCTTCTTTAAGATGCCCATCAACAACAAGATGGCCCAGTGGGGCAACAAGAGAATATGCTGA